In Solanum lycopersicum chromosome 3, SLM_r2.1, the genomic stretch TATATCACAAGCTGTTGGTGAGGGGAAAATTCGAGTCCTCTATACTTACTAGAAGGAAGCTATTTTACTTGTCAACGAAGGAGGCAAATggtctttaaaaaaaaaaaatgcatgtCAGTGTAAATGTTCACATGAATATGTATACCCCCTAAAATTGTTTGTGGTGTGAGATTTTGAGATAAAGTAGTACTGTGTGATGAAGGGTACAAAAAAAGAGGCACTCTCCATCTGAAAATTTAGGAGGAGGAAGACAACTTTAAGAGCCTGGAATGTTGCCCCACTAGCACCATGTAGGTTCTCTGTGTGTGTATGTGAGTGTGTGGAGGTTGAGAGCTTTCGACGGGACAGAGTACAAAGTATGTACATTTGATCCCGGTTCTTGGTGCACTCATGAGATCCCAATTAGTCGAGATGATTTGATGTTATAGTAGAGGATCATATTACGTTGTGGATTCTTTGCCTTTTGGTATATGCTAGTGTACAGGTGCTTTTCCATTAATAATAGAACTATTTACCTCATCAAAAGAGAACTGGAAGAATTGAAATGGGAGGGATAGGGCAGATAAGATCTCATTGATAGGTTGAGTAATAAATCGAATTATTCAAACTTCTTGGAACAATCAAATCTCAGGGATGATCATCCGAAGACTAGTCAATCCTTGGAAGGAAACCATGATGTGCCACCAGATAAGCTCAATAGGTGGTTGATCTACAATCACTTATCTTAAATTGTGTTAGCATCTCAACTGTTAAGTTGCCAACAAGAATACCATATCTTGGGTCAAGTAAAGTGATGACgccaaaaaaataatgataagatGATAACTTGTGCACTCAAAATGtcctttattttatcaaaaacagCAAGAGAGTTTGTTGTCTCTGCCAGGAAATTTAGAGCATCTAGTAACTTGCAGGatcttctttttatatttatttttccattttcataGTAAACAAAACCCTTTACCTGTGCTAAACCTGAGCTGGGGTGAACATTAACTGTCTGGGGGTGTTTAATAGTTCGATAAGATCCATTCTTCTGTAGTTTTGCAGAGTGGGGGAAAAATCCTGATGTTATAGCCTTCTTTATAGCTTCATAGTCATTATCATTTGAAGTCAATTCAATTTCCACCCTTTCTAGCAGGCCTTCCAATTGATCTCGGATGTCCCTTGCTCTCTTCATGCTTCTGACCTGCAAAGTTAAAAAAACAGTTTCATTAAGCATTATAGGTAGTAATGAAGAATCAACTTCAGTCATACTTCAAAGCTAAAATCCTCCCCGCAAACCCCTTTAGTATAAAAGGGACAGTACAGTCAGGAACAGTTCCTTCCAGTAGTATTGTCTATGATACAACAATAACTATGCCCAAGTCCCAAGAAATTCGGAGTTAGCTATGTGAATCCTCATTGTCTATGTCTCTCCATTTAAGCCTGTCTCAATGCAATAATATAAATTTCTAGAGAACAGAAAAATACTAAATGACAGTAGAATTTTCAAACAAAGCATGGTTTCACTAAAATATCTTGTAGCACCAGAATCATAAGTCATAGCTCAACTCAATAAGCATTTTATTGGTCTAGATGGCTTCCTCCAACAAGGAAAAGAAGAGGCTATCTAAACGTAGAACAAGAATTTGAAAATGATCTGCATGTGTTTTACTCAGCCATTAGATGCCTTTTTTctaacaagaaaaagaaaagactaTCTCAGCATAAAAACAGAGCTTCATACAAACCTGGATATAATTTTCATAGCACCACTGAGTTGAAAAGTTTGTTTCCCTCCAGGAACTGTAAACCTGGAAAACAACAAAGAAGATCACCTTTTTAACATGCACCAAGCAGCACCTCTGTATTCCTTTTGTTCATTAAAGATGGCAAGCTAAATTTTCAAATAGCTAAATAATGATAGTGTATTCTCATGACATATCAATTATTTACCATTCCGACAAAGACAGTATTTTCCTTAACATCCTACAGATGTACCCTCCAAATGGTAGCACTTATTTTCACcttatcatataaaatttttctttattctggTTAACCTTTCAACTCAAAAGATTTGTCATGTCTACCTCCAACCCGTAAAACTTCCTTTTGGATACAAGTCTGCCATATACACTTGTTTCTACTTGGTCTATATGTGGATGTCCTTCAAAGACAGGATTGATCATTGATCAAGGAAAGATAAAAATGTGAAGCAGACATGCAAAACACATTATCATGCGGCTAGAAAAACCTATACTGACCAGGAATATGATGTGCCAGAACAAGGTTGTTATCATTAAGAACCTAACCTTTAGCAGCGCGATATGATCCCCCACATTACCCACATGAAAATTCATCCGTGCATTATCTGCATGGACTTGTTTGTCCTTTGGACGATAAAAGATTGAATTCCCCACAGAAAGCATGGCAGCAATACTTATTATTTCATCAGAGCACTTGTACTTGTCAGAGGCAACAATCATCTTGGACAGCATGGGATCTAGAGGAAACTCAGCCATTCTTCTACCAACTTTAGTCAACTCGCCAAGCTTGTTAAGTGCACTAAGGGCAAAAAGCAACTCCAGTGCTTTGAGTAGAGCTTCTGCTGGTGGGGGATCCATAAAGTCAAAATTTAGCAAGTCATGAATCCCAAGGCTCTTGAGAGAGAGCACCACATTTGCAAGGTTGGTCCTTTGTATTTCTGGAACTGTGTTATCTTCCAAATCATTCATGTAATTATATGCAGTGTATAACCGAAAGCATTTTCCAGGACCTGTTCTTCCAGATCGACCAGCACGTTGGTTCGCAGATGCCTTTGATATAGGAGCAACCAATAATGACTCCATTCCCGTCCGAGGGTTGTAAGACTTCATCTTAGAAAAACCCGGATCAATAACATACTTAATCCCATCAATTGTCAATGATGTTTCAGCAATATTTGTAGCCAGGACAACCTTACGAGCACCTTCAGGAGTGGGCTCAAATATCTTGGCTTGTAATTCTGTTGGCAAATTTGCATATATTGGGCAAATTATCAGCTCAGCAATTTTTGTCCCCAGGCCTTTTATCCGGTGCTTAATGATCTCCTCTGCTGTTTCAATCTCCTCCTGCCCAGTCAAAAAGATTAATATGTCACCATCACCTGGGGGTTGAGTTACATGGATCTGAAGAGCGGTGACTACTGCAGCGTCCAAGTAATCAGCCTCTGGAGCTTTCGTATAGTGTATCTCAACTGGAAACCGCCTTCcaggaattttaaaaattggagCACAGTCAAAATAATCACTGAACTTCTCTGCATCCAGAGTAGCACTTGATATTAGCAACTTCAGATCAGGCCGAAATCGAGAAATATCCTGTTATAAAGGAAGTTAGATTGTTAGCAACACGAGGACCATGGGATGCAGTTTCACACCACATTATGCGTTGCAATTGAAGGCCCAAGAGACTAATGCAAATTTGTACACTCCATCCTAGTTCACTAATCCGTAGAACCCACCAGCCACcataaaaaatgagaaagaaaaagtataaaattattaatcattTGTTTGACTAGGGAAGGAAATATAAGAGAGAACAGTTTATGATGCCTGTTTCCTATGAGAATGTTGAGAAAAAATTCCTTTTCCTTCCCTGGAGCATCTAAGTGAGAATATTGGGGAGCCCCATGGAAAAGCCTTTCTACAAAgagattttttaattaaatttcctCCATGTTTCATTCCTGAAACGTAGAGAAATTAGGACGAATTCAATACGCAAGCTAGCTACTTTAACAAACAAACAAGGACAGAGTTAGCAATTTCGGTTGCTTCCCAGTTTCTAAACAAAGGGTAACTCCCAATTATATTATGAGTTAGCCATCATACTAATCGAAAGGCTACAAAttcaaaaaagatttaaaaactaAACTAGGGAAAACTTGCCTTAACCAAGCCAAACAAAATGTCCGTTGAAAGTGTTCTTTCATGTGCCTCGTCGACCATGATGACACTGAAAAGCCAGGCACTTGTTTAGAGAGTTCAAAAGGTTTGAGAGTTAAGTAAGGACAAGATCATTTAGTACAGCACAAACCTATAACTTGCTAGATCAGGCTCACCAAGGAATTCTCGTAACAGCATCCCGTCAGTCATATATTTCAGAATCGTTTTCTCAGAGGTGCAGTCTTCAAACCGAATAGAGTAGCCAACCTGAATGTGATGGATTAAATCATTACATATTGGGCAGCTGAAGTAAGGATTGACAAAAAATATCTCCAAGTTATAAGATACAAATATCATTTGAGCAAGACAGCTTTAACATATTGCTACAGAAGGGTGAATATACCATCtctaactaataaaaaaaacaaacgtATCATCTAAAGCATACCTCATGGCCAAGTTTGACTCCCATTTCTTGAGAAACACGTGCAGCCACACTCATTGCAGCAACTCGACGAGGTTGAGTACATCCAATCTATGAGAAGCAAATATTATTTTCAGAGACTATAGACAATATATCTGATCCCATTACTACATCGCTAAGAACAGGCGTTTGATGGCTTCAACATAAAGGAGATAACATTGCCTAGAAAATAAGATCACTACcaaaaaaatcacaacaaaCTTATGGCTCAAGTTCAAAAACTGTTAcgttattaaaaatataaagaaattggCAGAGGACCTAGCTGTCGAACATTACAAGATTACAGGCAGAAAAGTCCCTAGGACCCATATGTTCATCTCCTGAGAAACATGACCCTGGGATAGACAGATATTCTGCCTTCTATATTCCCCTTCTTGGGGTTCCTCGCTTGCTGCAAGGGCAATAGGGGAAGCCTGTCTAGGAGGCTCATTCTACCACACCTTTAGTTAGGGCAGAGACAATCATCCTTCCATGTTATAACCACTGAACATGAAAGAGACACCGAAGGAACACGCAACAGATCCCCAAAAGTAAGATGAGCTAAAACATCTCGAAAGGTAGAAAACACAAACATTTAAAGTGACAATAAAACAGATTTTACAAGCCCTAACCATGGAAAAGTCTTCACAGAATCAAcagaagttaaaataaataatgcagGATACTTGAAAAAAACTCATACTACAAAGGTCAAGGCCTTGATTAAGAAACTCTTCCTGTAAAATTACCAATATAGTGGCAGGCAATCCAAATTATACACAAGATATATGACTGCCcttaataattcataaaaactACATTGAAACATTTCAAACATCTTTGACCAGAAGAAGAGAGATAACTGTCAAGAATTGCAGAAACAAGACCCACAACCAAACCTAAAACAGCAGAAAGCCAAACAACAAAAGCCAGAATAATTGAGAAGTCCTCAACATTTAGCATAAATAGAGTCAAGGAGGTTTTCTCAACAAGAAAAAAGACAGGTGAGCGAGACCAATTGTAACTCCTCCTAGGAAGCATATAAGAACTTTCTGTACGAAACGTTTATGTACTCCTGGCAGTCTGGAGACAGAAATGATAGACTAATTGGTGGGATTTTTGGACTTCTTCCTTGATCTTTTTGGAGTAGAATGGGCAATAAACAGACATCAAGGATTCTATATAGAGGCTAGGAATAAAGAGTTAGGAAGCATATATAAGCTCTCTGGAGAACACCTTTCTGATTACTCTGCACAGTCCAGAGAGAGACAACAAAGGGCAGCCCGGTGCACAAATCATCCGCGTTAGAAGAGAGAAAGGATGATTGGAATTGAATACAAAAACAATACACTATGTCGATCTTAGGTGCTTATTGATTAAAGCTTCATTGGGGTAAATTAATAAGTGTAGATGATTTTACCTAAGTGGTGGACTTCTTGGACTCCTAGAACTAAAAGGATAAGTCCTCTGAACTTTTGTAGCATTAGCACTTTCTTGGTGCTTATGCGAATAATCCGTACATTCTTATCAAATAGAAGCTGTCAGGTAGCATATCCCCCCTCCACTAATTACGTGACATTCTCTTTTAGTTCCAACCACATCCCTTTGTATGCTAGCAAATGTCATATCAGAAAAGTCTCTGCctctaaaaaagaaaacatcaatttcaattttgaagGGTGTGGTACATACTCTACTCTATATAAGAGAGATCCATACCTTCCCACGTTTGGTATATCCCGCCTCATGCAGATACTGCGGTATCTGGGTGGTCTTCCCGGAGCCCGTCTCTCCAACAATAACAAGAACCTGCAACGGTGCAACCAGCACccaatttttataaaatgtaaaaCACAGCAAACAAAGTGGAAAGGGCATTATAACTAGCCTCAAAcccacaaagaaaagtaaaaacatatGCAAGCAACCGATCAACCCAACCTGATGATCATTAACAGCTTGGAGCAAATCATCCCTGTAGGGATACATTGGTAGGGTCTTCCTATCCTCCTAAAATGTATCCATGAAAGACGATTAGTATAAATGAAATTCAAcaaatcaaacataaaaatgGAAGGTCTATTTAGCAAAATTGGtctcaataaaaaataagaggTCATGATAACTTGCAAAAGCCAGAGAGCAAAAGCGAATGATTCTAACAGATGAGGCAGAACTTTATAGATGCAGGCCTTCGTATTCAATTCCAATCCAACGAATTCTACAAAGAGAATCACCCATTTTggcaatataaatttaaatttataactcaATATGATCAATGTAAATCCCTCAGTAAACTCCCACCTCGCAAAGCACGAAAAGAAACTAGGCGAAACACTCAAAAGGCTATACATATAATCTACACACATGCACATATGTAGAGTAGATTCGTGCTTTTTCttccaaaagtaaaataataacttaattacAGAACCTCATTTTTAGTGGGTGAGTAGCGGGGAGATGATACTGTCCAATGTCCATgatatactttttttataaGGATAGTCCatgatatattatatgaaagaaGAACACAGAAAGCATAAATTTCATGATCACTTGATTTAACACACAGATATACATTGCTAGTTTGAAGCCCAAAGCACAACCCATCATagtaaaaggaaaagaaagaccCGCAAGACCTCTAAAATAAGCCAAAGAGATTAGAAAACGGTTTAGGCGGGAAGGAAAGGAGAGACCAGCATTGGTCGCTGTAGTAGGCTGATGTTAGgcctaaatgtccctttttagttAGACTTGACGCCCTTGTGTCTTCCATTTTATCCATATCTACACTTCAACTCCTCTTCTTCAACCACATATTGATTTATAAAGCAGTGACACTGATGTGTACTTATATATTCGAATAATACAAACGAAGTTCAATGTTAGCAGTCTCATGCATATGAGAGAAACTATAAAACAAAGTAGTGGAAAACCATAGAATTAATTGTGCTGATTTTATTGCATAGCATGATGCTGATAAATCAATACCTGGAGTTTTTCAAATGCTGAATTAGCCATAGTTTTCTCTATTGAATCAGTGGAAGGCTCTTGGTCAACCTGAACACAAACCAACGATAAATCTTAAAACAACGATCAAGAAATTATCAAGAGAAGATTTAGCATAACAACACGTCAACAGGGTTGAATAAGCAGGCATACATTAACACCATCCATTACGGCTGCCTTTATGAACTCAATTTGGTCTTCAAACACAAATCTGCACCAAAGTAGCTCTTAggttttaaatattaagatttaGGTATAAACATCTTAACCTCAGATCCTCATTCCTACATATAGCAAAATACACTATCTGAAAAGCACAGAAGCAAATTTTCCATACCGTGCAAATTTTCCATACCATCCTACATGCATTTACATTGTACGCATACATGGAAaaggggagagagagagagagagaggagagagagaagCTAGAGCTTACTGGTAGTCATCAGATCTTGACTTTCTATCTTTTGACCCAAATTTAAGGTTCGCCTTCCCTGTGTTGTGATGAAGATTCCAAATTTAGAGACTCGAAAACTTCTGAGTTCATAAAAACTTCAACGAAGGTGAATTAGCTATTACCAATCTGATGTTCCTCCCATGCCTCTTGTTCAGCAAAAGGATTCATCTTTTCAGCAGCATCTGGATCCCTGGAAATGTCAAAACAAAATAGAAGACCATATAAACTTCTCAAGTAATAAAAATTGACTCTCTAAAATCAAAACACACTTTGCACAACTCTATGCTAGAGCAACTGTTAGAACTATCTTTGTCAATATAACTAACCTGTATCGCTGCGAAGCCACCGAAAACCTCTTTTCCTGATTTACACCACCTTCAAGATCATAAGCATCAGGTATCCTATACTGTATTTAAAACAAGCAACTATAAGGGATCTTCATATGAGAACTGACAGAAACTGGAGAAAGGCATAGAGTTCATATTCCGTCTCTCAGaatcaacttattttatatcccctatttctaatatttacaaTTGGTTCACATATTTTTCAGATTGGTGGCACTAGTAACAAAGAATCAAACTCAACTCGACATGATTAGCGACATAGCTACCTTTTGTAAAAGGGGTTATAATGAATCCCTTAACCGAAAAATTTAACCAATGCAATAAGGTTAAAACAGttcttttatgtatatattaagttGTTGAATCCCCTTGACATAGGTTCATATCCAAAATGTGacaatttttaaacttttttgatCCCCTTAATCAAATTCCTCTCAGCCACTAGCTATGATTTGGACTTATCTTATGAATTATTTGGTACAGTAAACATTGGATACGAAAATAAACCacgtataaataataatatagggCTTACAATA encodes the following:
- the LOC101265017 gene encoding pre-mRNA-splicing factor ATP-dependent RNA helicase DEAH1-like isoform X1, with translation MGSELRMWVSDKLMSLLGYSQSTVVSYVLNLAKKASSAANLTSQLVDDMGMSSSSETRVFAQEIFERVEQKKTGPNLYLQQEREAAMLARKQKTYSLLEADDEDDNIVGVESSSVPSQTRKEDTRIKKFRKRVETHGDEDDEVVKDEEDDRRVRRRTSQDQDDSDNSESEEEILRDQREREELERHIRERDAAGTRKLAEPKLTRKEEEEAIRRADALEQDDIGSLRKVSRREYLKKREQKKLEELRDDLEDEQYLFEGVKLTEAEERELRYKKEIYELVKKRSEDTGDMDEYRIPDAYDLEGGVNQEKRFSVASQRYRDPDAAEKMNPFAEQEAWEEHQIGKANLKFGSKDRKSRSDDYQFVFEDQIEFIKAAVMDGVNVDQEPSTDSIEKTMANSAFEKLQEDRKTLPMYPYRDDLLQAVNDHQVLVIVGETGSGKTTQIPQYLHEAGYTKRGKIGCTQPRRVAAMSVAARVSQEMGVKLGHEVGYSIRFEDCTSEKTILKYMTDGMLLREFLGEPDLASYSVIMVDEAHERTLSTDILFGLVKDISRFRPDLKLLISSATLDAEKFSDYFDCAPIFKIPGRRFPVEIHYTKAPEADYLDAAVVTALQIHVTQPPGDGDILIFLTGQEEIETAEEIIKHRIKGLGTKIAELIICPIYANLPTELQAKIFEPTPEGARKVVLATNIAETSLTIDGIKYVIDPGFSKMKSYNPRTGMESLLVAPISKASANQRAGRSGRTGPGKCFRLYTAYNYMNDLEDNTVPEIQRTNLANVVLSLKSLGIHDLLNFDFMDPPPAEALLKALELLFALSALNKLGELTKVGRRMAEFPLDPMLSKMIVASDKYKCSDEIISIAAMLSVGNSIFYRPKDKQVHADNARMNFHVGNVGDHIALLKVYSSWRETNFSTQWCYENYIQVRSMKRARDIRDQLEGLLERVEIELTSNDNDYEAIKKAITSGFFPHSAKLQKNGSYRTIKHPQTVNVHPSSGLAQVLPRWVVYHELVLTTKEYMRQVTELKPDWLVEIAPHYYQLKDVEDSSSKKMPRGTGRAS
- the LOC101265017 gene encoding pre-mRNA-splicing factor ATP-dependent RNA helicase DEAH1-like isoform X2, whose translation is MVVKDEEDDRRVRRRTSQDQDDSDNSESEEEILRDQREREELERHIRERDAAGTRKLAEPKLTRKEEEEAIRRADALEQDDIGSLRKVSRREYLKKREQKKLEELRDDLEDEQYLFEGVKLTEAEERELRYKKEIYELVKKRSEDTGDMDEYRIPDAYDLEGGVNQEKRFSVASQRYRDPDAAEKMNPFAEQEAWEEHQIGKANLKFGSKDRKSRSDDYQFVFEDQIEFIKAAVMDGVNVDQEPSTDSIEKTMANSAFEKLQEDRKTLPMYPYRDDLLQAVNDHQVLVIVGETGSGKTTQIPQYLHEAGYTKRGKIGCTQPRRVAAMSVAARVSQEMGVKLGHEVGYSIRFEDCTSEKTILKYMTDGMLLREFLGEPDLASYSVIMVDEAHERTLSTDILFGLVKDISRFRPDLKLLISSATLDAEKFSDYFDCAPIFKIPGRRFPVEIHYTKAPEADYLDAAVVTALQIHVTQPPGDGDILIFLTGQEEIETAEEIIKHRIKGLGTKIAELIICPIYANLPTELQAKIFEPTPEGARKVVLATNIAETSLTIDGIKYVIDPGFSKMKSYNPRTGMESLLVAPISKASANQRAGRSGRTGPGKCFRLYTAYNYMNDLEDNTVPEIQRTNLANVVLSLKSLGIHDLLNFDFMDPPPAEALLKALELLFALSALNKLGELTKVGRRMAEFPLDPMLSKMIVASDKYKCSDEIISIAAMLSVGNSIFYRPKDKQVHADNARMNFHVGNVGDHIALLKVYSSWRETNFSTQWCYENYIQVRSMKRARDIRDQLEGLLERVEIELTSNDNDYEAIKKAITSGFFPHSAKLQKNGSYRTIKHPQTVNVHPSSGLAQVLPRWVVYHELVLTTKEYMRQVTELKPDWLVEIAPHYYQLKDVEDSSSKKMPRGTGRAS
- the LOC101265017 gene encoding pre-mRNA-splicing factor ATP-dependent RNA helicase DEAH1-like isoform X3, yielding MDGYKKEIYELVKKRSEDTGDMDEYRIPDAYDLEGGVNQEKRFSVASQRYRDPDAAEKMNPFAEQEAWEEHQIGKANLKFGSKDRKSRSDDYQFVFEDQIEFIKAAVMDGVNVDQEPSTDSIEKTMANSAFEKLQEDRKTLPMYPYRDDLLQAVNDHQVLVIVGETGSGKTTQIPQYLHEAGYTKRGKIGCTQPRRVAAMSVAARVSQEMGVKLGHEVGYSIRFEDCTSEKTILKYMTDGMLLREFLGEPDLASYSVIMVDEAHERTLSTDILFGLVKDISRFRPDLKLLISSATLDAEKFSDYFDCAPIFKIPGRRFPVEIHYTKAPEADYLDAAVVTALQIHVTQPPGDGDILIFLTGQEEIETAEEIIKHRIKGLGTKIAELIICPIYANLPTELQAKIFEPTPEGARKVVLATNIAETSLTIDGIKYVIDPGFSKMKSYNPRTGMESLLVAPISKASANQRAGRSGRTGPGKCFRLYTAYNYMNDLEDNTVPEIQRTNLANVVLSLKSLGIHDLLNFDFMDPPPAEALLKALELLFALSALNKLGELTKVGRRMAEFPLDPMLSKMIVASDKYKCSDEIISIAAMLSVGNSIFYRPKDKQVHADNARMNFHVGNVGDHIALLKVYSSWRETNFSTQWCYENYIQVRSMKRARDIRDQLEGLLERVEIELTSNDNDYEAIKKAITSGFFPHSAKLQKNGSYRTIKHPQTVNVHPSSGLAQVLPRWVVYHELVLTTKEYMRQVTELKPDWLVEIAPHYYQLKDVEDSSSKKMPRGTGRAS